Proteins encoded within one genomic window of Bradyrhizobium sp. CB1717:
- a CDS encoding xanthine dehydrogenase family protein subunit M, with product MYEFKYHRPGTVRQAANLLVKNEDAKVIAGGHTLIPVMKQRLASPPHLVDLSHIEGLNTIEMKGRSLVIGATAKHAEVATSAIVGEAIPALASLAGGIGDPAVRHRGTIGGSLANNDPTADYPAAVLALGATIVTNKRRLKAEEYFQGLFSTALEADEIITKVMFPLPKKAAYVKFRNQASRYALVGVFVARRPSDVRVAVTGAGSEGVFRVTAFEEALKKRFASKAIEGIDVPADGLNSDIHGSAEYRAHLIGVLTRRALDAANAKE from the coding sequence ATGTACGAATTCAAATATCATCGCCCGGGCACCGTGCGCCAGGCGGCCAACCTCCTGGTGAAGAACGAGGACGCCAAGGTGATCGCCGGCGGCCACACGCTGATTCCCGTCATGAAGCAGCGCCTCGCCAGTCCGCCGCATCTGGTCGACCTCTCCCACATCGAGGGGCTCAACACGATCGAGATGAAGGGCCGCTCGCTCGTGATCGGCGCCACCGCCAAGCACGCGGAGGTCGCGACCTCCGCGATCGTCGGTGAGGCGATCCCGGCGCTGGCGAGCCTTGCCGGCGGGATCGGTGATCCCGCCGTGCGCCACCGGGGCACGATCGGCGGCTCGCTCGCCAACAACGATCCGACCGCGGACTATCCGGCTGCGGTGCTCGCGCTCGGCGCCACCATCGTCACCAACAAGCGTCGCCTCAAGGCCGAGGAGTATTTCCAGGGCCTGTTCTCGACCGCGCTCGAAGCCGACGAGATCATCACCAAGGTGATGTTCCCGCTGCCGAAGAAGGCGGCTTACGTCAAATTCCGCAACCAGGCCTCGCGCTACGCGCTGGTCGGCGTGTTCGTGGCGCGCCGTCCGTCGGACGTGCGGGTCGCCGTCACCGGCGCCGGGTCCGAAGGCGTGTTCCGCGTCACCGCATTCGAGGAAGCGCTGAAGAAGCGCTTCGCGTCGAAGGCGATCGAAGGCATCGACGTGCCGGCGGACGGCCTCAACAGCGACATCCACGGCAGCGCCGAATACCGCGCCCATCTGATCGGGGTGCTGACGCGCCGCGCCCTCGATGCCGCCAACGCCAAGGAGTGA
- a CDS encoding MoxR family ATPase, translating into MTSAANTSGANTSVGLPASVDAMLELLTSRGYLAERSLATVTYLSLRMGRPLFLEGEAGVGKTEIAKVLSAALGRKLIRLQCYEGLDVSSAVYEWNSAAQMIAIRMAEAAGDTDRDQLSSDIFADRYMIKRPLLQALEPDVAGPPVLLIDELDRADEAFEAYLLEILSDFQVTIPEFGTVKAPHPPIVIITSNRTREIHDALKRRCLYHWVDYPAAERELAIVKTRVPGISAKLSQQVVRFVQALRNQDFYKSPGVAETIDWATALSELDARSLTPQVVGDTLGALLKYQDDITRMQGDALQKVLKEATSEN; encoded by the coding sequence ATGACTTCAGCGGCCAATACTTCCGGTGCCAATACTTCAGTTGGATTGCCGGCATCGGTCGACGCGATGCTCGAACTCCTGACCTCGCGCGGCTATCTGGCCGAGCGGTCGCTGGCGACGGTGACCTATCTGTCACTGCGCATGGGCAGGCCGCTGTTCCTGGAAGGGGAGGCCGGCGTCGGCAAGACCGAGATCGCAAAAGTGCTGTCGGCGGCGCTGGGGCGCAAGCTGATCCGCCTGCAGTGCTACGAAGGCCTCGACGTCTCCTCCGCGGTCTACGAGTGGAACAGCGCGGCGCAGATGATCGCGATCCGGATGGCGGAAGCCGCCGGCGACACCGATCGCGATCAGCTCTCGAGCGACATTTTCGCCGACCGCTACATGATCAAGCGGCCGCTATTGCAGGCGCTGGAGCCCGACGTCGCCGGCCCGCCGGTGCTGCTGATCGACGAGCTCGACCGCGCCGACGAGGCGTTCGAGGCCTACCTGCTTGAGATCCTCAGTGACTTCCAGGTGACCATCCCCGAATTCGGCACCGTCAAGGCGCCGCATCCGCCGATCGTCATCATCACCTCCAACCGCACCCGCGAGATCCACGACGCGCTGAAGCGGCGCTGCCTCTATCACTGGGTCGACTATCCCGCCGCCGAGCGCGAGCTTGCGATCGTCAAGACGCGCGTGCCCGGCATCTCCGCAAAGCTGTCGCAGCAGGTCGTCCGCTTCGTGCAGGCGCTGCGCAACCAGGATTTTTACAAGTCCCCCGGCGTCGCGGAGACCATCGACTGGGCGACTGCCTTGTCCGAGCTCGATGCCCGCTCGCTGACCCCGCAAGTGGTCGGCGACACGCTGGGCGCGCTGCTCAAATACCAGGACGACATCACCCGCATGCAGGGCGATGCCTTGCAGAAGGTGCTGAAGGAAGCGACGAGCGAGAATTAG
- a CDS encoding VWA domain-containing protein: MAINHLAPEQTEQFADNIVGFARALRSAGMPVGPGAVIDAMSALQVIDIGNRSDVFTTLEAIFVKRHEHALIFKQAFNLFFRASEEWKHMLDSVPLPEQAKKKPQAGARRVQEAMSQPRMTETPQHQEQDLRLSVSDKEILQKKDFAQMSAAEITEALRAVERMHLPQAELLTRRHRPDARGLRLDLRRTLRASLRTGGEIIDIHRLGRIEKPAPIVALLDISGSMSEYTRLFLHFLHAITDARKRVSVFLFGTRLTNVTRALRQRDPDEALASCSASVEDWAGGTRISASLHNFNKLWARRVLSQGAIVLLISDGLEREADSRLAFEMDRLHRSCRRLIWLNPLLRFGGFEAKAQGIKMMLPHVDEFRPVHNLSSIQELITTLSQPLPPHHRSLIRSAA; this comes from the coding sequence ATGGCCATCAACCACCTTGCCCCCGAGCAGACCGAGCAGTTCGCCGACAACATCGTCGGCTTTGCCCGCGCGCTGCGCTCGGCGGGCATGCCGGTGGGTCCCGGCGCGGTCATCGACGCGATGAGCGCGCTGCAGGTGATCGACATCGGCAACCGGTCCGATGTCTTCACCACGCTCGAGGCGATCTTCGTCAAGCGCCACGAGCATGCGCTGATCTTCAAGCAGGCCTTCAACCTGTTCTTCCGCGCCTCGGAAGAATGGAAGCACATGCTGGATTCGGTGCCGCTGCCGGAGCAGGCGAAGAAGAAGCCGCAGGCCGGCGCCCGCCGCGTCCAGGAGGCGATGTCGCAGCCGCGCATGACCGAGACGCCGCAGCACCAGGAGCAGGATCTGCGCCTGTCGGTATCCGACAAGGAGATTCTTCAGAAGAAGGATTTTGCGCAGATGAGCGCGGCGGAGATCACCGAGGCGCTCCGCGCCGTCGAGCGGATGCACCTGCCGCAGGCCGAGCTGCTGACGCGCCGGCATCGGCCTGATGCTCGCGGCCTGCGCCTCGACCTCCGCCGCACGCTGCGCGCCTCTTTGCGCACCGGAGGCGAAATCATCGACATCCATCGCCTCGGCCGGATCGAGAAGCCGGCGCCGATCGTCGCGCTGCTCGACATCTCGGGCTCGATGAGCGAATACACCCGCCTGTTCCTGCATTTCCTGCATGCGATCACGGATGCGCGAAAACGCGTCTCGGTGTTCCTGTTCGGCACGCGCCTCACCAACGTGACCCGTGCGCTGCGCCAGCGCGATCCGGACGAGGCGCTGGCGAGCTGCTCGGCCTCGGTCGAGGACTGGGCCGGCGGCACGCGGATCTCGGCCTCGCTGCACAACTTCAACAAATTGTGGGCGCGGCGGGTGCTGAGCCAGGGCGCCATCGTGCTCCTGATCTCCGATGGGCTGGAGCGGGAGGCCGATTCCAGGCTCGCCTTCGAGATGGATCGGCTGCACCGGTCCTGCCGGCGGCTGATCTGGCTCAACCCGCTGTTGCGGTTCGGCGGCTTCGAGGCCAAGGCTCAGGGCATCAAAATGATGCTTCCGCACGTTGACGAATTCCGCCCGGTACATAATTTGAGTTCGATCCAGGAGCTGATCACCACGCTCTCCCAGCCGCTGCCGCCGCATCACCGCAGCCTGATCCGCTCCGCAGCTTGA
- a CDS encoding XdhC family protein — MLDRDEDILKAAEDWQKAGRGVALATVVETWGSAPRPAGSSLVINDEGTFLGSVSGGCVEGAVVTEAMDVIESGKPKMLEFGVADETAWNVGLSCGGTIRVFVEKVG, encoded by the coding sequence ATGCTCGATCGCGACGAGGATATCCTGAAGGCGGCGGAGGACTGGCAGAAGGCCGGCCGTGGCGTCGCGCTGGCGACGGTTGTGGAGACCTGGGGCTCGGCCCCGCGCCCGGCGGGCTCGAGCCTCGTCATCAACGACGAGGGGACATTCCTGGGCTCCGTCTCCGGCGGCTGCGTCGAGGGCGCCGTGGTCACCGAGGCCATGGACGTGATCGAGAGCGGCAAGCCCAAGATGCTGGAGTTCGGCGTCGCTGACGAGACCGCCTGGAATGTCGGGCTATCCTGCGGCGGCACCATCCGCGTCTTCGTCGAGAAGGTCGGCTAG
- a CDS encoding XdhC family protein — MKLAILHELNAERAARRPVILVTDPESGEQRLVKAADFAKDPLRAELEKQLRMGKSANVEAGGKKLFLNVYAPTAKLVIIGAVHISQALAPLARSLGYDVTVVDPRTAFASPERFPDIPLVAEWPDTALPPLNVDAYTAFVAVTHDPKIDDPALLHAFERNCFYIGALGSRKTHAKRGDRLRAQGAKESDIARIHAPIGLAIGAVSPSEIAVSIMAEITAVLRLPPKEKEEAA; from the coding sequence GTGAAGCTCGCGATTTTGCACGAACTCAATGCCGAGCGCGCCGCACGCCGGCCCGTGATCCTGGTGACCGACCCCGAGAGCGGCGAGCAGCGCCTGGTGAAGGCTGCGGACTTCGCAAAAGACCCGCTGCGGGCCGAGCTGGAGAAGCAGCTTCGCATGGGCAAGAGCGCCAATGTCGAGGCCGGCGGCAAGAAGCTTTTTCTCAACGTCTACGCGCCGACCGCAAAGCTCGTGATCATCGGCGCGGTCCATATCAGCCAGGCGCTGGCGCCGCTGGCGCGCTCGCTCGGCTATGACGTCACCGTCGTCGATCCCCGCACCGCGTTCGCAAGCCCCGAGCGCTTCCCCGACATTCCGCTTGTTGCCGAATGGCCCGACACCGCGCTGCCGCCGCTCAATGTCGATGCCTATACGGCGTTCGTCGCGGTGACGCACGATCCCAAGATCGACGATCCTGCGCTGCTGCACGCCTTCGAGCGCAACTGCTTCTATATCGGCGCGCTCGGCTCGCGGAAGACGCATGCCAAGCGCGGCGACCGGCTGCGGGCGCAGGGCGCCAAGGAAAGCGACATCGCGCGCATCCATGCGCCGATTGGGCTGGCGATCGGTGCGGTCTCGCCGTCCGAGATCGCGGTGTCGATCATGGCTGAGATCACGGCGGTGCTCCGCCTGCCTCCCAAAGAAAAAGAAGAAGCGGCATGA
- a CDS encoding molybdopterin-binding/glycosyltransferase family 2 protein has translation MKFGPASPRDAIGGVTVHTLRQGPLVLKKGTTIGPAEVESLERAGIKDIVVVRMDEGDVSEDVAAASIALAVGGEGIHVERAFTGRANLFAAQPGVLVIDRAAVDRINNIDEAITFATLTAYKPVVEGEMVGTVKIIPFGVEGNLRDAAVKAAGKDVLKIAPYVIKRVGVVSTLLPGLSSKVIDKTLRVTAERLAPAGASIIAERRVQHDERALSGAIKELLSLGAELVIVFGASAIADRRDVIPAAVTGIGGEIEHFGMPVDPGNLLLIARAGNVPVLGAPGCARSPVENGFDWVLMRLLAGIKVTRSELMGMGVGGLLMEIVTRPQPRAQPETEGNSQVAAIVLAAGRSTRMGGPNKLLAELDGKKLVRIAAEQALASKASEVIVVTGHQTELVEQALQGLKVKFVRNPDFAGGIASSVKAGIAAVPETCDGALVCLGDMPLIDAGLIDRLIDSFAPDRGNLIVVPVSEGRRGNPVLWSRRFFRELMTLDGDVGARHLIAKHTEAVAEVPVDGESAFLDIDTPQALEAARRG, from the coding sequence ATGAAGTTCGGCCCGGCGAGCCCCAGGGATGCGATCGGCGGGGTGACCGTTCACACCCTGCGCCAGGGACCGCTGGTGCTGAAGAAGGGCACGACGATCGGCCCTGCCGAGGTCGAGTCGCTCGAGCGCGCCGGCATCAAGGACATCGTCGTGGTGCGCATGGATGAGGGCGACGTCTCCGAGGACGTCGCGGCCGCCAGCATCGCGCTTGCCGTCGGCGGCGAGGGCATCCATGTCGAGCGTGCCTTCACCGGCCGCGCCAATCTGTTCGCCGCGCAGCCGGGCGTGCTGGTGATCGACCGCGCCGCAGTCGACCGCATCAACAATATCGACGAAGCCATCACCTTTGCGACGCTGACCGCCTACAAGCCGGTGGTCGAGGGCGAGATGGTCGGCACCGTCAAGATCATCCCGTTCGGTGTCGAGGGAAACTTGCGTGATGCCGCGGTGAAGGCCGCGGGCAAGGACGTCCTTAAGATCGCGCCTTACGTGATCAAGCGCGTCGGCGTGGTCTCGACGCTGCTGCCGGGGCTTTCGTCCAAGGTGATCGACAAGACGCTGCGCGTCACCGCCGAGCGCCTTGCGCCGGCCGGCGCCAGCATCATCGCCGAGCGGCGGGTCCAGCACGACGAGCGCGCTCTGTCGGGTGCGATCAAGGAATTGCTGAGTCTCGGTGCCGAGCTCGTCATCGTGTTCGGGGCGTCCGCGATCGCCGATCGTCGTGACGTGATCCCCGCGGCCGTCACCGGAATCGGCGGCGAGATCGAGCATTTCGGCATGCCGGTCGACCCCGGCAATCTCTTGCTGATCGCGCGGGCCGGCAATGTGCCGGTCTTGGGCGCGCCGGGCTGCGCGCGCTCGCCGGTCGAGAACGGATTCGACTGGGTCCTGATGCGGCTCCTCGCCGGCATCAAGGTGACGCGGTCCGAGCTGATGGGCATGGGCGTCGGCGGCCTCTTGATGGAGATCGTGACGCGGCCGCAGCCGCGTGCGCAGCCGGAGACCGAGGGCAACAGCCAGGTCGCGGCCATCGTGCTCGCGGCCGGCCGTTCCACGCGCATGGGCGGGCCGAACAAGCTGCTCGCCGAGCTCGACGGCAAGAAGCTGGTACGGATCGCAGCCGAGCAGGCGCTGGCCTCGAAGGCCTCCGAGGTGATCGTCGTCACCGGCCATCAGACCGAGCTGGTCGAGCAGGCGCTGCAGGGCCTGAAGGTGAAATTCGTCAGGAATCCGGATTTCGCCGGCGGCATCGCCAGCTCGGTCAAGGCCGGTATCGCGGCCGTGCCCGAGACCTGCGATGGCGCGCTTGTCTGCCTCGGCGACATGCCGCTGATCGACGCCGGTCTGATCGATCGCCTGATCGACAGTTTTGCGCCGGACCGCGGCAATCTCATCGTCGTCCCCGTCAGCGAAGGCCGCCGCGGCAATCCCGTGCTGTGGTCGCGCCGTTTCTTTAGGGAGTTGATGACGCTCGACGGCGACGTCGGCGCGCGGCATCTGATCGCCAAGCACACCGAGGCCGTCGCCGAAGTGCCCGTTGATGGTGAGAGCGCCTTCCTCGATATCGACACGCCGCAGGCATTGGAAGCGGCGAGACGGGGATAG
- a CDS encoding DUF4189 domain-containing protein — protein MASNVVARRCAMFFFALSVCVAGARHITHAHAAGAIAVGKCGAYGQAYDYSAEHEARAAAQKQCRGDCTTVTMKRACAAMSVDMTNPCGAYGYAVKPKISASLNAATRECYKYGGKECVIRAWACDAKG, from the coding sequence ATGGCTTCGAACGTCGTCGCGCGCCGTTGCGCGATGTTTTTCTTTGCGCTGTCGGTCTGCGTCGCGGGCGCTCGCCACATCACGCATGCGCATGCCGCCGGCGCCATCGCAGTCGGCAAGTGTGGGGCTTATGGCCAGGCCTATGACTACAGCGCCGAGCACGAAGCCCGCGCCGCGGCGCAGAAGCAGTGCAGGGGCGATTGCACCACCGTGACGATGAAGCGCGCCTGCGCAGCGATGTCGGTCGATATGACCAACCCCTGCGGCGCTTACGGCTATGCCGTCAAGCCGAAGATCTCGGCCTCGCTCAACGCCGCTACGCGCGAATGCTACAAATACGGCGGCAAGGAATGCGTGATCCGCGCCTGGGCTTGCGACGCCAAGGGGTGA
- a CDS encoding DUF2000 family protein encodes MQFETKIAVVIRTDLQAWQKLNVAAFLTSGIAAAFPECIGEPYEDASGTKYLSLIGQPILIYGADGPALSRALDRALTRNVKPAVYTEDMFKTTHDAANREAVRAVARTDLNLVGMAMRAERKVIDKIVDGLKFHS; translated from the coding sequence ATGCAGTTCGAGACCAAGATCGCCGTCGTGATCCGCACCGATCTTCAGGCCTGGCAGAAGCTCAACGTTGCGGCCTTTCTCACCAGCGGCATCGCGGCTGCGTTTCCCGAATGCATCGGCGAGCCCTATGAGGACGCCTCGGGCACGAAATATCTTTCACTGATCGGCCAGCCGATCCTGATCTACGGCGCCGATGGCCCGGCCTTGTCGCGCGCACTCGATCGTGCACTGACGCGCAACGTCAAGCCCGCCGTCTACACCGAGGACATGTTCAAGACCACGCACGATGCCGCCAATCGCGAGGCGGTGAGGGCGGTGGCGCGCACCGATCTCAATCTCGTCGGCATGGCGATGCGCGCCGAGCGCAAGGTGATCGACAAGATCGTCGACGGTCTGAAGTTCCACAGCTGA
- the adhP gene encoding alcohol dehydrogenase AdhP produces MPTMKAAVVKQFGKPLVIEEVPVPQPGPGEVLVKVKACGVCHTDLHAASGDWPVKPVPPFIPGHEAAGIVAALGPGVKNLKVGDAVGVAWLHDACMACEYCETGWETLCEHQHNTGYSVNGGFAEYVIASAAFAAKLPATIDFAGVAPILCAGVTTYKGLKETEAKPGEWVVISGVGGLGHVAVQYAKAMGLKVAAVDIAEDKLKLARETGAELAVNALAADAVDKVLAATGGGAHGVLVTAVSTPAFAQALKMVRRKGTVSLVGLPPGEFPTPIFDVVLKRITVRGSIVGTRRDLDEAIAFAADGKVKAEVTKVPLAEINNVFDRMKAGKIDGRMVLDFG; encoded by the coding sequence ATGCCCACCATGAAAGCCGCAGTCGTCAAACAATTCGGCAAGCCGCTGGTGATCGAGGAGGTGCCGGTGCCGCAGCCCGGTCCCGGCGAGGTCCTGGTCAAGGTCAAGGCCTGCGGCGTCTGCCACACCGATCTGCACGCGGCGTCCGGCGACTGGCCGGTGAAGCCGGTACCGCCCTTCATCCCCGGCCATGAAGCCGCCGGCATCGTCGCAGCGCTCGGGCCCGGCGTGAAGAACCTGAAGGTCGGCGATGCCGTCGGCGTCGCCTGGCTGCACGACGCCTGCATGGCTTGCGAATATTGCGAGACCGGCTGGGAGACACTGTGCGAGCACCAGCACAACACCGGCTACAGCGTGAACGGCGGCTTCGCCGAATATGTCATCGCCTCGGCCGCCTTCGCCGCCAAGCTGCCGGCGACGATCGATTTCGCTGGCGTCGCGCCGATCCTGTGCGCCGGCGTCACCACTTACAAGGGCTTGAAGGAGACCGAGGCAAAGCCCGGCGAGTGGGTCGTGATCTCGGGCGTCGGCGGGCTCGGCCATGTCGCGGTCCAGTACGCCAAGGCGATGGGACTCAAGGTTGCGGCCGTCGACATCGCCGAAGACAAGCTCAAGCTCGCGCGCGAGACTGGCGCCGAGCTCGCTGTGAACGCGCTTGCAGCCGATGCGGTGGACAAGGTCCTGGCGGCAACAGGAGGCGGAGCCCACGGCGTGCTGGTGACAGCGGTCTCGACCCCGGCATTCGCCCAGGCGCTGAAGATGGTCCGGCGGAAGGGCACCGTCAGCCTCGTCGGCCTGCCGCCGGGCGAATTTCCGACGCCGATCTTCGACGTCGTGCTCAAGCGCATCACCGTGCGCGGCTCCATCGTGGGCACCCGCCGCGACCTGGATGAGGCCATCGCATTCGCCGCCGATGGCAAGGTCAAGGCCGAAGTGACCAAGGTGCCGCTCGCCGAGATCAACAACGTCTTCGATCGTATGAAGGCCGGCAAGATCGACGGCCGCATGGTGCTGGACTTTGGCTAG